From Allofrancisella guangzhouensis, a single genomic window includes:
- a CDS encoding ABC-F family ATP-binding cassette domain-containing protein, translating into MIFFKNVSYQVEIKELFNDISFSVFPNQKIGLVGKNGTGKTTLFNLIQGNLTPDKGDIEIAKNTRIVTVKQEIDGFDAKVIDYVISGIESLRSLKYNMAEALAKENFIEYSRYHEEYESLGGYSIESQASKLLAGLGFSISQLEQKVKELSGGWQIRLNLAQALLQESDILLLDEPTNHLDLDAVLWLEQYLQEYKGSLLLISHDRIFLDNVVNQIFHIDGKKLVTYAGDYSSFEKQVYEQKTLQQKHFEKQQKHIEHLESFINRFKAKASKAKQAQSRVKMLDKIQRIEAVKIDSEFSFEFKQAKEHLNGTLVSLQSADLGYAQNKVLSKVNLVVYNEMRIGLLGLNGAGKSTLIKSLIGEIKPLSGKIEKHPNLKVGYFSQHSLDMLDMQASPLLHMQRLDTKATQEKLRTFLGNFNFTGDKALAKVDSFSGGEKARLALAMIVYKEPNFLLLDEPTNHLDIGVREALTVALQSFQGAIILVSHDRFLLESTVDEYMLVGQGEVKFFDGDMHDYYKYILEIKKLENNASSELKNTGIKKETRKLSADKRKQLKTIQDNVKKLEKNLNNLQQQSLEIEKLLQKQNLYDDKEKLQKTLSEHVKLKEQIDKLELEWFEALEELER; encoded by the coding sequence ATGATTTTCTTTAAAAATGTATCTTATCAAGTTGAGATAAAAGAGTTATTTAATGATATTAGTTTCTCAGTTTTCCCTAATCAAAAAATTGGATTAGTTGGCAAAAATGGTACTGGTAAAACTACTCTTTTTAATCTTATACAGGGGAATTTAACGCCAGATAAAGGTGATATAGAAATAGCTAAAAATACGCGTATAGTTACTGTTAAGCAAGAGATAGATGGTTTTGATGCTAAAGTTATAGATTATGTGATTAGTGGCATTGAATCCCTAAGATCTCTAAAATACAACATGGCGGAGGCTTTAGCTAAGGAAAACTTTATTGAATACTCTAGATACCATGAAGAGTATGAGTCATTAGGAGGGTATTCTATAGAGTCTCAAGCTAGTAAGCTTTTAGCAGGCCTAGGATTTAGTATTAGTCAATTAGAGCAGAAAGTAAAAGAACTATCTGGTGGTTGGCAGATAAGGTTAAATCTTGCTCAAGCACTTTTACAAGAGTCAGATATTTTGCTACTTGATGAACCTACAAACCATTTGGATTTAGATGCGGTTTTATGGTTAGAGCAATATTTACAAGAATACAAAGGTTCTTTGCTTTTAATCTCACATGATAGGATTTTCTTGGATAACGTTGTTAATCAGATTTTCCATATAGATGGAAAAAAACTTGTTACATATGCAGGGGACTACTCATCCTTTGAAAAACAAGTCTATGAACAAAAAACTCTGCAACAAAAACACTTTGAAAAACAGCAAAAGCATATAGAACATTTAGAGAGTTTTATTAACCGTTTTAAAGCTAAAGCTTCAAAAGCAAAGCAGGCTCAGAGTCGTGTTAAAATGCTTGATAAAATCCAACGCATAGAAGCTGTAAAAATTGATTCGGAGTTTAGTTTTGAATTTAAACAAGCAAAAGAACATTTAAATGGTACGTTAGTTAGTTTGCAAAGCGCTGATTTAGGATATGCTCAAAATAAAGTATTAAGTAAAGTAAATTTAGTTGTTTATAATGAAATGCGAATAGGACTTCTAGGTTTAAATGGTGCTGGTAAGTCAACACTAATTAAATCTCTAATTGGTGAAATAAAGCCACTTTCAGGTAAGATTGAAAAACACCCAAACCTTAAGGTAGGGTATTTTTCGCAGCATTCTTTAGATATGTTAGATATGCAAGCTAGTCCTTTGTTACACATGCAAAGGTTGGATACAAAAGCTACTCAAGAAAAACTTAGAACATTTTTGGGTAATTTTAACTTTACAGGAGATAAGGCTTTAGCTAAAGTGGACAGTTTTTCTGGTGGTGAAAAAGCAAGGCTAGCGTTGGCTATGATAGTTTACAAAGAGCCAAATTTTTTATTATTAGATGAGCCTACAAACCATTTAGATATCGGTGTACGTGAAGCTTTGACAGTAGCCTTACAAAGTTTTCAAGGGGCTATTATTCTTGTTTCGCATGATAGATTTTTATTAGAGTCTACTGTTGACGAATACATGTTAGTTGGACAGGGTGAAGTTAAATTTTTTGATGGTGATATGCATGATTATTATAAATACATTTTAGAGATCAAAAAGCTTGAGAATAATGCTTCTTCTGAACTAAAAAATACAGGTATAAAAAAAGAAACTCGTAAACTCTCAGCAGATAAAAGAAAGCAGCTTAAAACTATACAAGATAATGTTAAAAAATTAGAAAAAAATTTAAATAATCTACAACAACAAAGCTTAGAGATAGAAAAGCTGCTACAAAAACAAAACCTATATGATGATAAAGAAAAGTTACAGAAAACTTTGTCAGAGCATGTAAAGTTAAAAGAGCAAATAGATAAATTGGAGCTAGAATGGTTTGAAGCTTTAGAGGAGCTAGAAAGATAA
- a CDS encoding TrmH family RNA methyltransferase produces MQTLTQKLQKEIKKLHSLQGRKKSQFYIIEGLRCCQEALVKLDKTQIVALILTKDTDNEIYNIEQKVIVPEKEFAELSQTHNSQGVILLAYKPEIKNLKLSDDFLLVLDRIQDPGNMGTILRTAIAVGLTEVALINGTVDPFNPKAIRAGMGAQFSLNFGYFENLKELCNHSQIKQRQVWLTTPHEGISCYDQNFKLNNSVLVFGEEANGIVDFSVGQKTMVPTLSNIESLNVAQAATIYLFESLRQKLVIL; encoded by the coding sequence ATGCAAACTCTGACTCAAAAGCTCCAAAAAGAAATAAAAAAATTACACTCACTTCAAGGTAGGAAAAAATCTCAATTTTATATAATTGAAGGGCTTAGATGTTGTCAAGAAGCGTTAGTTAAGCTTGATAAAACTCAAATTGTAGCCCTAATATTAACTAAAGATACTGATAATGAAATTTATAATATAGAACAAAAAGTTATAGTTCCTGAAAAAGAGTTTGCTGAACTTTCTCAAACGCATAATTCCCAAGGAGTTATACTACTTGCGTATAAACCAGAAATTAAGAATCTAAAGCTTAGTGATGATTTTTTATTAGTCTTAGATCGTATCCAAGATCCTGGTAATATGGGGACAATATTACGTACCGCTATTGCTGTTGGATTAACAGAGGTTGCTCTTATAAATGGTACTGTAGATCCTTTTAACCCTAAAGCTATACGTGCTGGTATGGGAGCCCAGTTTAGTCTAAATTTTGGCTATTTTGAGAATTTAAAAGAACTTTGTAATCATTCACAGATAAAGCAACGTCAAGTATGGCTAACAACCCCTCACGAGGGAATATCTTGTTATGATCAAAATTTTAAGCTTAATAATAGTGTTTTGGTTTTTGGTGAGGAAGCTAATGGTATAGTAGATTTCTCAGTTGGACAAAAAACCATGGTACCAACCCTTAGCAATATAGAATCACTCAATGTTGCTCAAGCTGCTACGATATATTTGTTTGAAAGTCTAAGACAAAAGTTAGTAATTTTGTAA
- a CDS encoding Hsp20/alpha crystallin family protein, protein MNLLATKKNVPINLGQRKNTPFWSTAQNEFNKAFNNIYEWFEPFSSSIERFEDLSLCPAVDVVDEKNQLKIEIEMPGLGEDDIKVSIDNGILTVKGEKTTSRQDKDKNYMMREINYGSYERSLSLPDTVDTDKAKASFKKGMLWVVLPKKPECTKESKTIEIEKVL, encoded by the coding sequence ATGAATTTGCTAGCTACTAAGAAAAATGTTCCTATTAATTTAGGTCAGCGTAAGAACACGCCATTCTGGTCAACAGCGCAAAATGAGTTTAATAAGGCATTTAATAATATCTATGAATGGTTTGAACCATTTAGCTCCTCTATTGAACGTTTTGAAGACTTATCTCTTTGTCCTGCTGTAGATGTTGTTGATGAAAAAAATCAACTAAAAATTGAGATTGAAATGCCAGGATTAGGTGAAGATGACATTAAAGTTTCCATAGATAATGGAATTTTAACAGTTAAAGGAGAAAAAACCACGTCTAGGCAAGATAAAGATAAAAACTATATGATGCGTGAAATTAATTACGGTAGTTATGAACGTAGTCTATCTTTGCCTGATACAGTAGATACTGATAAAGCAAAAGCATCATTTAAAAAAGGAATGCTTTGGGTAGTACTGCCTAAAAAACCTGAATGCACTAAAGAATCTAAAACTATTGAGATTGAAAAGGTATTGTAA
- a CDS encoding CBS domain-containing protein, with protein sequence MKIANLMTKEPVILKENATILEAVKKMEECDCGILPIVDDDKNIKGVITDRDIIVRAIAKNKDLNKTQITEIMSKNPIFCEEDDSLQQAVSQMTRHSIRRVLVKDKEGTFCGILSLIDVINRVKDKSSLADLFKEVNV encoded by the coding sequence ATGAAAATAGCAAATTTGATGACAAAAGAGCCTGTAATCCTAAAAGAAAACGCAACTATATTAGAGGCTGTTAAAAAAATGGAAGAATGTGATTGTGGTATTCTACCAATAGTTGATGATGATAAGAATATTAAAGGTGTTATTACAGATCGAGATATTATAGTCAGAGCTATAGCAAAAAATAAAGACTTAAATAAAACTCAAATCACAGAAATTATGAGTAAAAATCCTATCTTCTGTGAAGAAGATGATTCATTACAACAAGCTGTTTCTCAGATGACTCGTCATAGTATACGTCGGGTATTAGTGAAAGATAAAGAAGGAACTTTCTGTGGTATTTTATCTCTTATAGATGTTATTAATCGTGTAAAAGATAAGTCTTCTTTAGCAGATTTATTTAAAGAAGTTAACGTCTAA
- a CDS encoding Crp/Fnr family transcriptional regulator, with product MQVSFLKTIELFSQASNTTLEQLAKIATSFFYRKNTLVLDYDQSLQTFLYVTNGWLKLYKISVDGEEIIIDILSQDHYYGESLITASSKEEAYMAHAISDLKGFTLPLDKLKQLLTFDSNLSFSFLQKMSQKQHLLNAHIEHLSIQNAIQRIGCFLLRLNNNVNTNYQKSTTIHLPYPKNILALKLGMRPETFSRAINKLYARCDVEIKGEYVNIPQPKKLISYVCQHCSKIFPCNLPID from the coding sequence ATGCAAGTAAGTTTTTTAAAGACTATCGAACTGTTTTCTCAAGCATCAAATACCACCCTTGAGCAGCTTGCAAAAATTGCGACTAGTTTTTTTTATAGAAAAAATACTTTGGTTCTAGACTATGATCAAAGCCTACAAACTTTCCTTTATGTTACTAATGGCTGGTTAAAACTTTATAAAATAAGTGTTGATGGTGAAGAAATTATTATTGATATCCTTTCACAAGATCATTATTATGGTGAATCGCTTATTACAGCCTCATCTAAAGAAGAGGCTTATATGGCTCATGCCATTTCTGATCTTAAGGGTTTTACTTTGCCTCTTGATAAATTAAAGCAATTATTAACATTTGATAGCAATTTATCATTTAGCTTTTTACAAAAAATGTCGCAAAAGCAGCATTTATTAAATGCTCATATCGAACACTTATCTATCCAAAATGCTATACAGCGTATAGGGTGTTTTTTATTAAGATTAAATAATAATGTTAATACTAATTATCAGAAAAGCACTACTATACACCTACCCTATCCAAAAAACATATTAGCCTTAAAACTTGGTATGAGACCAGAAACTTTTTCAAGAGCAATTAACAAACTTTATGCACGTTGTGACGTTGAAATTAAGGGAGAATATGTCAACATTCCTCAACCTAAAAAACTAATCTCTTATGTCTGCCAACATTGCTCAAAAATATTTCCCTGCAATTTGCCAATTGATTAG
- a CDS encoding Tn3 family transposase — protein MAAIHETAYPRLKPNPTVQELEQNFLPTKKELYLLANNTSKKSPHSQLGFMLSLKCFQCLGYHTPINAIPKVIVDYIASYIDVEVDKTELQSYMRLKQRKRHKILICKFLKINNCKQQRKSIMKSAALKSSAIKENLADIINDILEELIKNSFEIPAFSTLLRLARASRLIVSTNLYQTISDQLTEETKQFFDQLLSSDEKFEEYSSGWAYLKQDLKKPTTNNIKAFTDYLEQLCIWRDQSPIDLSKIPEHRLDQYVAEAIALDISDMRRIKEIKRYTLSAMLLYQQYAKSLDSIISVLARWLRNIENDATDELSKIREARQNITDQLISSFRKVLTASKQTPETAQEKLELIEQSLPYDVDATITACDQHLLYADDNTLPLMLEYYLRKRHAMFRLIKQIEVKSSSQDDLIEKLIKFMLLHQRSHSDELEIDVNEFNNLAWLDDQWFQFVTNLKSRRSLNQIQTINKRKFELSIFKFIIDEINCADAYVLNSYDHDDPNKQFISWEEFYQNLTPYTELIGKPKDPQLFVEHLQIEHQEAAEKTNKNFIKNEYLSIVNSEPVLKRVVSQQISQPRQDFSNLVASKMPLTDIISVFLEVENWLNLSHKLKPLSGYESKIKDYALRFIATWFAYGCNVGPVQAERCLKKYSRKQIAWLFNHHITEVRLNKISEAIIEAYKQFDLPYIWGNGESASVDGTYWDMYTNNLLAEHHIRYGKYGGIGYYHVSDQYVALFGNFIPCGVYEAIYIFDGIYEIEESLRPDTIHGDTHAQNEVVFGFAYLLAIRLMPRIRSFKHLNFYRPANMDEKSYQNISEIFTSKEPDWKLIELMYHDMLRVVMSIQNGKIKASTILKKLCYKSKKNKLHQAFRELGRVIRTIFLLDYISDIDLRRKIQAATCKSEEFNDFIDWITFGKNGTIEENNLNIQKKIISFGRMTANAVMFHTVANQTKVLNQLANEGIEYNNDSLSILSPFFRENINRYGVFELSKSKTSIPLEFNIQSRKQT, from the coding sequence ATGGCAGCAATTCATGAAACAGCTTATCCGCGCTTAAAACCTAATCCAACTGTTCAAGAGTTAGAGCAAAATTTTTTACCAACAAAGAAAGAGCTATATCTACTTGCTAATAATACAAGTAAGAAATCACCACATAGCCAGTTGGGTTTTATGCTGTCACTAAAATGTTTTCAGTGTCTGGGTTACCATACGCCCATTAATGCTATTCCAAAAGTAATTGTTGACTATATTGCTAGCTATATTGATGTGGAAGTAGATAAGACAGAACTGCAAAGCTATATGCGTCTTAAGCAGCGTAAGCGACATAAAATATTGATCTGTAAATTTCTCAAGATCAATAATTGTAAGCAACAACGTAAATCCATTATGAAGTCAGCTGCTTTAAAGTCCTCTGCCATAAAAGAAAATTTAGCTGATATTATTAATGACATACTTGAGGAGTTGATTAAAAATAGTTTTGAAATTCCGGCATTCTCTACGTTATTAAGGTTGGCACGAGCTTCTAGGTTAATTGTTAGTACTAATTTATATCAAACGATTAGTGATCAATTAACCGAAGAGACAAAGCAATTTTTTGATCAACTTTTATCATCTGACGAGAAATTTGAAGAATATAGTAGTGGCTGGGCTTATCTCAAACAAGATCTAAAAAAACCAACAACAAATAATATTAAAGCATTTACGGATTATTTAGAACAGTTATGTATTTGGAGGGATCAGAGTCCGATAGACCTATCTAAAATTCCAGAGCACCGTTTAGACCAATATGTGGCTGAAGCGATAGCATTAGATATTTCAGATATGCGTCGTATTAAAGAAATCAAGAGATATACATTATCTGCTATGTTATTGTATCAGCAATATGCAAAGTCACTTGATAGTATTATTTCTGTATTAGCTCGCTGGTTACGTAATATTGAAAATGATGCAACAGATGAATTATCAAAAATTAGAGAGGCCCGTCAAAACATAACTGATCAGTTAATAAGTAGCTTTAGAAAAGTGCTTACCGCAAGTAAACAAACACCGGAAACAGCACAAGAAAAGTTAGAGTTGATTGAGCAAAGCTTGCCTTATGATGTTGATGCGACTATCACAGCTTGTGACCAACATCTCTTATATGCCGATGATAATACTCTGCCGCTGATGCTGGAATATTATTTGAGAAAGCGACATGCTATGTTCCGACTTATAAAGCAGATTGAAGTTAAATCATCGTCACAAGATGATTTAATTGAAAAGCTTATTAAATTTATGTTGTTACACCAAAGAAGTCATAGCGACGAGCTTGAAATTGATGTGAATGAATTCAATAACCTTGCGTGGCTTGATGACCAATGGTTTCAGTTTGTTACAAATCTAAAATCAAGACGTAGTCTCAACCAAATACAGACTATAAATAAAAGAAAATTTGAGTTATCTATTTTCAAGTTTATTATAGATGAAATCAATTGTGCAGATGCTTATGTTTTAAATAGTTATGATCACGACGATCCAAACAAACAGTTTATTTCATGGGAAGAGTTTTATCAAAATCTGACGCCTTATACTGAACTAATTGGAAAACCAAAAGATCCTCAATTATTTGTAGAACATCTACAAATTGAACATCAAGAGGCTGCTGAAAAGACAAACAAGAATTTTATTAAAAACGAATACTTAAGCATAGTAAATAGTGAACCTGTATTAAAACGTGTTGTGAGTCAACAAATAAGTCAACCGCGCCAAGATTTTTCAAATCTTGTCGCATCAAAAATGCCGCTAACAGATATTATTTCAGTATTCTTAGAGGTTGAAAATTGGCTTAATCTCAGTCATAAGTTAAAGCCACTATCAGGGTATGAATCTAAAATTAAAGATTATGCGTTAAGGTTTATTGCTACCTGGTTTGCATATGGATGTAATGTTGGTCCTGTTCAAGCTGAAAGATGTTTGAAAAAATATTCTAGAAAACAAATAGCCTGGTTGTTCAATCACCATATCACAGAAGTAAGGCTCAATAAGATAAGCGAAGCAATTATTGAAGCTTATAAGCAATTTGACCTACCATATATATGGGGAAATGGTGAGAGTGCTTCTGTTGATGGCACATATTGGGATATGTATACTAATAATTTATTAGCAGAACATCACATTCGTTATGGAAAGTATGGCGGGATTGGATACTATCATGTTTCTGACCAATATGTTGCATTATTTGGGAATTTTATTCCTTGTGGTGTATATGAAGCTATATATATTTTTGATGGAATTTATGAAATTGAGGAATCTTTAAGACCTGATACTATACATGGGGACACTCATGCGCAAAATGAAGTTGTATTTGGCTTTGCATATTTATTGGCAATTAGACTAATGCCAAGAATTAGAAGTTTTAAACACCTTAATTTTTATCGTCCTGCTAATATGGATGAAAAATCATATCAAAATATCAGTGAAATCTTTACATCAAAAGAACCAGACTGGAAATTGATAGAATTAATGTATCACGATATGTTACGTGTTGTTATGTCAATTCAAAATGGAAAAATTAAAGCATCAACTATCTTAAAAAAATTATGCTACAAAAGTAAAAAGAACAAATTACATCAAGCTTTTCGGGAGCTAGGACGTGTTATCCGAACTATTTTTCTTTTAGATTATATATCAGATATTGATCTGCGTAGGAAAATCCAAGCTGCAACTTGTAAGAGTGAGGAATTTAATGATTTTATTGATTGGATTACTTTTGGAAAAAATGGCACCATTGAGGAAAATAATCTCAATATCCAAAAGAAAATTATCTCTTTTGGTAGAATGACTGCTAATGCAGTTATGTTTCATACCGTAGCAAATCAAACCAAAGTGCTTAATCAATTAGCTAATGAAGGGATTGAATATAATAATGACAGCTTATCAATTTTATCTCCATTTTTTAGGGAAAATATAAATCGTTACGGTGTTTTTGAGTTATCAAAGTCAAAAACATCAATACCACTAGAGTTTAATATTCAGAGTAGAAAACAAACATGA
- a CDS encoding recombinase family protein, producing the protein MKIGYARISTLEQNLDLQIDALNKAGCEKIITDKISGSVAERPGLEKLKEILRKNDTLVVWRLDRLGRTLKHLIEWVHELDEQNIGFKSLQESIDTTSSSGKLIFHIFGALSEFERNLIRERTRAGVEAARARGRQGGRPKKLNKDKRQLAIDLYKAKKHSLRQICEMTSISKPTLYKYVREDNK; encoded by the coding sequence TTGAAAATTGGATACGCTCGTATTTCTACACTAGAACAGAATTTAGACTTACAAATTGATGCACTTAATAAAGCTGGGTGTGAAAAAATAATTACCGACAAAATTAGTGGTTCTGTTGCTGAAAGACCAGGTCTTGAAAAATTAAAAGAAATACTGCGTAAAAATGATACCCTAGTCGTATGGCGACTTGATCGACTTGGTCGCACATTGAAGCATTTAATTGAATGGGTTCATGAACTTGATGAACAAAATATAGGTTTTAAAAGTCTACAAGAATCTATTGATACAACAAGTTCATCTGGAAAGTTAATTTTTCATATTTTTGGAGCACTATCAGAATTTGAGCGTAACTTAATTCGTGAACGTACACGTGCAGGTGTTGAAGCTGCACGAGCACGAGGTCGTCAAGGAGGCAGGCCAAAAAAGCTAAATAAAGACAAACGACAGTTAGCTATTGATCTATATAAGGCTAAAAAACATTCTCTTCGTCAAATTTGTGAAATGACTAGTATCTCAAAACCTACACTATATAAATATGTTCGTGAAGATAATAAATAA
- a CDS encoding pyridoxine/pyridoxamine 5'-phosphate oxidase has product MVCPITKFNDWWHIASLNSPLKQKNAVCISTIDLHGFPSGRFVDLKKVDRDGFVFCTYLDSQKGIEINNNPKVALTIWWDHVNYQIRVIGVANKLESSEAKKYWENRSFSAKVTTTVCDQSQRLDHESLLEDKFNNLYKMLKEERKDIPKPDNWGGYCITPLKIEFLTFKDSRLHLRELYEAHGKEWSMQLLQP; this is encoded by the coding sequence ATGGTTTGCCCTATAACAAAATTCAATGACTGGTGGCATATTGCTTCGTTAAATTCCCCTTTGAAACAAAAAAATGCTGTTTGTATTTCCACAATAGACTTGCACGGTTTTCCTTCCGGAAGATTTGTAGATCTCAAAAAAGTAGATCGCGATGGTTTTGTTTTCTGCACTTATTTAGACTCCCAGAAAGGTATAGAAATTAATAATAATCCTAAAGTTGCATTAACTATATGGTGGGATCATGTAAACTATCAAATTAGAGTCATCGGTGTAGCAAATAAATTAGAAAGCTCTGAAGCAAAAAAATACTGGGAAAATAGATCATTTTCAGCAAAAGTCACTACAACAGTATGTGACCAAAGTCAGAGATTAGATCATGAAAGCTTGTTAGAAGATAAATTTAATAATTTATATAAAATGCTTAAAGAAGAGCGTAAAGATATTCCAAAACCAGATAACTGGGGAGGATATTGTATAACTCCTCTAAAAATAGAGTTTCTAACGTTTAAAGATAGTCGACTACATTTGCGTGAGCTATATGAAGCTCATGGCAAAGAATGGAGTATGCAATTACTACAGCCATGA
- a CDS encoding IS30 family transposase: MAHRHLTLSDRYYIENLLKLGYLEAAIANKIGFSKTTVINELKRNKVGKSYSAEIAHKLYCSRRKSNNHKLTNEVKKLIIALLKKKISPELICGRLKHEGIAKLSFKAVYNFIQRHNLKQLLFFKGRRYKYKKEGSSNQGKIKDRVNISQRPKAANDRKELYHFEGDTIVGKDHKGAILTMVDRVSRFTILGKAKDRTASSINQILYRASNGNKITTATFDNGKEFAKHKNLSNKTGIKVFFADAYSPWQRGTNENMNRYIRQFIPKGTDFSNISHQYLRKLQIDLNNRPKKCLNYLTPNEVHFGISINIETTI; this comes from the coding sequence ATGGCACATAGACATTTAACTCTTTCAGATAGATATTATATAGAAAATTTACTTAAATTAGGATACTTAGAAGCAGCAATAGCTAATAAAATAGGATTTAGTAAAACAACTGTTATAAATGAACTTAAAAGGAATAAAGTAGGTAAAAGTTATTCTGCAGAGATAGCCCATAAGTTGTATTGTAGTCGTAGAAAGTCAAATAATCATAAACTTACTAATGAAGTTAAAAAGCTGATAATAGCTTTACTCAAAAAGAAAATATCACCGGAGTTAATTTGTGGTAGATTAAAGCATGAAGGTATAGCTAAGCTAAGTTTTAAAGCTGTTTATAACTTTATACAAAGACATAACCTTAAACAGTTATTATTCTTCAAAGGTAGGCGTTACAAATACAAAAAAGAAGGCTCCTCAAATCAAGGTAAGATAAAGGATAGAGTCAACATATCACAAAGGCCTAAAGCAGCTAATGATAGAAAAGAGCTGTATCATTTTGAAGGTGATACTATAGTCGGTAAAGATCATAAAGGAGCTATTTTGACTATGGTAGATAGAGTTAGTAGATTCACAATTCTAGGCAAAGCTAAAGATAGAACAGCTAGTTCAATTAACCAAATTTTATACAGAGCATCAAATGGTAATAAAATTACCACAGCTACTTTTGATAATGGTAAAGAGTTTGCTAAACACAAAAATTTATCAAATAAAACTGGTATTAAAGTATTCTTTGCAGATGCATATAGTCCATGGCAAAGAGGTACAAATGAAAACATGAATAGGTATATCAGACAATTTATTCCTAAAGGTACTGATTTTAGTAATATCTCTCATCAGTATCTTAGAAAGTTGCAAATTGACTTGAATAATAGACCTAAAAAATGTTTAAATTATTTAACACCTAATGAGGTACATTTCGGAATCAGTATAAACATTGAGACTACAATCTAG